Part of the Sodalinema gerasimenkoae IPPAS B-353 genome is shown below.
CGTAATGCTATCCCGGAACTGTGGAGACGGCGTTGTATGCTGTTGAGGCAGCGGTTTGTTAGATAGGCTAAGGGGCGATCGCAGGTCTTGAGTCGTTTCTTAATTTGTGTCTAGCTAGGTAACGTTGTAGGTAAATCCGTAAACTGTGCGTGACATGACCAATTTAAACTGGCAGCCCTCAGAGTATGAGTGGGTTGAACAAGTCAGACAACTCCTGCTTGAATTAGCCCGCTCTTGTTTGGGCGATACTCCTAAATTGCCGATGCATCTGGCTCAAAAGGTTCGTCCGACGGCGGAGACAGCCACTCAACTCCTGAACTCGGCACGCGATCGCGGTTTGGCGGAGTCTCAGTGGTCGCAAGTTCAGGAATTAGCCTGGACGGCGGATATACGGACGTTATTCCTAGAACTGGCTCAAGTGTATCTTTCGGATTCCCCTCAACTTCCAGATAATCTCTCCGCCCGTAGCCTCAGTCTATCGGGGCGGGCCCAACAGCTCTTAGAACACCCAACCGCAAAAGATTTTCACCCCCAAGCCGCCCCCCCAGGCTCGGGAAAGGTGCAAACGGAGCCTGACCCCGCTAAAGAGGATCTCCCCCAACCGGGACAGTTACTCAGTCAGTTAAAACAGTCCTTGCGACACCATCGCCGCCATAGTCCCAAAGCGGATGCCGCCGAATGGCAACAGTTACTGAATATTCTCGATCTGGCAGAAAGCCTCTACCAGCGATTGAAAGATTAAGGTAACCCGCCGACAGTTCACTATTCCCGATTTACATAACGTCATGATGGCATTCTCGGTTCTATCTCGGTTGGGCGTCCTGTTAGGGGCGGTTGCCCTTGTTTTCACTCCTCAAAACCTCCTGGCTCAGTCCCCAGAAGAGTCTAGGGAGGCGTTTGAGGCTTTATGTGAGTCACGAGAACTTGACCGTGAGGCTCAACAGACTCTCAATGCTCTGTTGGGCCTGGCTGAGACGGAGGATTGTACCCTGGCGGCTCGGGTGCTAGCGAAAACCAACGACCTCAACTTGAGTGTGCAAGAGCTATCGGATCTCTCGCCGCTGCGGAGTCTCGCTCACCTGACTCGTTTGGATCTCAGCATCAATGCGATCGCCGATATTTCCCCGTTGGCGGATTTGAGCCGCTTACAAATTTTACTCGTCTCCAGAAATCAGATTCGAGATATTTCGCCTCTACGGGATTTGGAGTTACAACAACTGAACCTAGATGGTAATCAAATTTCTGATCTGTCTCCCTTGTCCGACAATCAGACGCTTACCATCTTGACGGCTCGGGATAATGAGATTAATGACTTAAGCCCGCTCGAAAATTTTCCCCTGGTGACCTCTTTATTTTTGGAAGGGAACCAGATCGAGGATTTATCGCCCCTTGCTAACCTCTCCACCCTCCAGGGGGTTGATCTCAGCCGCAACCGAGTCCAGGATGTGAATCCTCTGACGGGGTTAGACCGATTAGAGTGGGTTGCCCTGAGTGACAATCAGATTACAGATGTCTCTCCGTTTACAGCGTTGAAGGATTTATATGAACTGGATTTAAGTGGCAACCAAATTCAGGATCTAACTCCGTTAGCCGCCATGTTAAATATGCGAGAGTTGTTTCTCGGCCGCAACCAGATTCGCGATGTCACGCCCTTAGGGGAGCTAACGCGTCTGAGTGCCTTGTTTTTAGAGGACAATCAAATTGCCGATGTCAGTCCTCTGAGGAGTTTGGAAACGCTCAATCGCCTGACCCTGATGAATAACCCCCTGGAGTCCTCCACCTGTCCCATTGAGCCAGAACAAGCCTGTCGCTTTTGAGGGGGGAGACATTCAATGGGGAGCCTCTGAACGCCTCTTAGTGAGGAGGGACATCAAGGGCTGAAAAAAGTTTGTCTCCTCTCTTGCGCTCCCCGTCAGATTTGTTATAATGGTTAAGCCGAAAAAACATGGCGGGCGTAGCCAAGAGGTTAAGGCAGTGGATTGTGGTTCCACCACTCGTGGGTTCGAGTCCCATCGTCCGCCCTCTAAAAAGCCGCTAGTCTTTGAGATTAGCGGCTTTTTGACGTTGGAGAGTGTTTTCTAGGCCGACTGCCCTGCCATTTCTTTGGAATCCTTCGCAGACCCCTGGGTTCCCAGTTGGATCAGCTCAATTTTATAGCCAGTGGGGTCTTCAACGAAAGCAATCACCGTCGAGCCATGTTTCATCGGGCCCGGCTCACGAACGACCTTACCACCCCGTTGTTTGATGGCGTCACAGGTTTGGTAGATATCATCCACCCCCAGGGCAATATGGCCATAGCCATCGCCAATCTCATAGCTGTCGACACCCCAGTTATAGGTCAGCTCAATCACACTATGATCGGCTTCATCGCCATAGCCCACGAAAGCGAGGGTAAACTCACCACCAGGATAGTCTTTCTGGCGTAAGAGTTTCATTCCCAAGACATCGCAGTAGAACTTGAGAGACTCCTCCAAGTTGCCAACCCGTAGCATCGTGTGTAGTAGTCGCATATCAATTTCGTTCAAGTGTTCTGTCTTTCAGCCTAACGCAATTTTTGCTGGGCTTACCGTCGAGATTGGGGATCGTCAAGAGTGACATTTCTGGACTCCAATGCTAACCTGGGATAGGTTCTGCGAATCAATGGTTAACTTTGTGAGTATGTTTTTGCTTTTAAGACCTCCTAACTTGGGTGGCTAGGCCTCTCAACTCAGTCTCAGTTTTCTGGACTCAGGGTTAACACTCCCTCTTCTAAGACTGGCAAACAGGACGATTCTAGTGGCGGCGGGTTGCAGTTAAAAAAATTACGATAATGTAGGGATAACGGGTATGAACACTTTAGTTAATAGTCTCAACAAGGTGTTTATTATTGCTTATAAGGAAACGACGGATCAGTTAGAGGCTTATTTGCAGCAAGAGGGCTTTGATTGTGAGGTGGTGCGGCAAGAGAATCGGCCGGAGTATCAAGACTTTTCCCCCAGTTACCGCTGTCTTCTTAATCATTGTCGAGCTTGGGAGAAAGCGGCTGAGAGTCAAAAGCTAAACTTAATTATCGAAGCTGATTTTGTGCCTGTGAAGGACTTTGGCAAATTACCACTTCCTTTCCCAAAGGATAGCGAAAAATTTGGGATTTCTTGGATTTATACCTGTGCACCTCAAGTCTATTGGGTGTCTGAGGAGGGATATGCTCAAGGGTTTTCAACCTCAGCAGTTGCCTATATTTTAAGTCCTAAAGCGGCGAGTTGTTTGACGGAGTTTGCTGACAAAATAGGTCAGGAGACTGATGGAAAGGTCTATTCGACATGGGATTCACAGATTGATACGGTGCTGCGATCACACAACTTTAAAAACTTTATCCCCTTCCGCAACTATGGCGAACATGGCGGGATTCCCAACCCTGAACATCGTCAAAATGGCTTAAGTCCAGGGCACCAAGCTGATGTTCTTTGGGGAGAGATGGCGTTCACTCCTCTCTACCATCAAAATTATAATCCCTTAGGTATACGACTCAAGGCGAGAGCCAAGGGAATTGCACGGTTACTTAAAGGCAACTTTTTAAGGCGTAACACATTTAAAAACAGTCGCGTTCCTTGGCGATTGCTAAGGTTTAGTTTACGACGCCAATTGACCCCTAGACTTTAGAATAGAGAGAGTATGATTTATTATTTAGTGACTCGTGAGTACTCCCAAACGATCAATCTTTACTTAGAAGGAAAAGGATCGTGTTTTGCTCGTGATGTTACCCCCATCTATTATGAAGAGCTAAAAACGAAAAAGCGTTTGCCGGCTGGAGTCTATATTTTTTCAGATATCGAGCGTCTTTCTCCGGAGCAAGCACAGTATGTTTCCTGGATTTGGGAAGATATTAAACAGTCGAGCAGTGGAAGCTTAGTTTTAAATCACCCAACGCGCTCTTTACGTCGCTATGAACTATTACGTTCTCTGTATGAGCGCAGCATCAATAAATTTAATATCTATCGTCTAACGGAATGTCGAGTTCCGAGTCGTTTTCCCGTATTTTTACGGGGGGAAAATGACCATCGCGGCAACACAACAGGCTTATTAAAGGATGCTCATGAATTAGAGCAAGCTTTGGAGATGATGAAGGTCAATGGGGACTATCGAGATGACTGTGTGATGACTGAGTTTTGCGATACTCGGGATAGTCAGGGAGTGTTTCGGAAATACTCAGCCTTTAAGGTGGGCGATCGCATTATTCCGTTCCATGTCTTATTCCATAACAGTTGGATGATCAAAGGAGGAAAACTTTATGATAGCTGCCATGCTGAAGAAGAAAAAATATACGTTGAAACAAACCCTCACGAAGAGCAACTACGTGAAATTTTTGAACTGGCGGATATTCAATATGGTCGCATTGACTACAGTTTGCTAGATGGAGTGCTGCAAGTTTGGGAAATCAACACTAATCCCCATATCCGTCCTTGCCAGTTTGAACAGGGCTGGAAGAATCTGGAAGCGGCCTTTACCGCCCTGCAATCTTCAACGAGTTCTAAGCAAACGATTCGGCTCTCGTTGCCTGATAAATTAGCCAAACTTCCTTATGATAAGGAAATAATTGACCGTATTATGGATGGATTTCGCTGGTTACCCAATGATTATCGGGTGTCATTATCCCGAAGCCTAAGGAACTTTAAAAAAACTTTAAAAAAACTTTAAAAAAACCTTACAAAGTGCGACGGTTTTTTCAACTCAGAACCTGGCAATCTCAAAAGCTTGTGCTACAATGAGCGCAACTTGAGAGATATTAAAATTATTGTTGGGAGATGGGGTAACATGTCGCAATATCAGCGGAATATTCTCGGTGTTTTAGGAGGGATCGGTCCTCTAGCATCGGCGGAGTTTATGAAAACTATTTATGAATACACCCTAGGCGAACGAGAACAAGATTCGCCAATTGCGTTGCTCTATTCAGATCCAACCTTCCCAGATCGAACTCAATCATTATTGGCTCAAGAGGAAGAGGAACTGCTGAACCAGCTCATTCGCTCTTTAGAGCAAATGACTGAGTTTGGAGTTGCTAAGATTGTCATTTGCTGCATTACGTCTCATCATCTTTTTGAGAAATATCCCTCTCATCTCAAAGATAGATTGATTTCTCTGATTGATGTGACCCTAAATCGGGTCATTGAAACCCAAAAAAAGCATCTTCTAGTTTGTACGAAAGGAACCCGACGTCTAGAAATTTTTGAAAAGCACCCACTTTGGAAGCAAGCACAAGACTATGTGGTTCTGCCTCAGGGAGACGATGTTGACAAAATTCATGAAGTGATATACCAAATCAAACAAAACTACAATCTCGAAGATCTGGTTCCCGTATTTGAAAAACTCTTGGATAAGTATGGAGTTGAGTCATTTATCGCCGGCTGTACTGAGATTCATCTATTTTCTAAGTACTTTAGTAGTCATCACACTTCCTATAGTTCTGTTGATCCACTCATCGTGATTGCGGAAGATTTGGCAGCGAAGAAGCTCTTTAAGCAGCAGGTTGTTGAGGTATAAGGTTATGGAATATGCACGAATTCAGGATTGGTTTTCAGCCATCGCCCAACAGCACCCAAAAAAAGTGGCGATCAGCCGAGCAAATGACTGGATTTCTTACCAAGAACTAGAGCAACAATCCAACCATCTTGCTAATGTACTTATCCGTCGAGGAGCGGGTGAGGGAACGATTGTGGTCATTTTCGCTGACGACAGCATCAAGGTGGTGATAGCTATTTTAGCCACCCTGAAGGCGGGGGCAGTGTTTGTCCCCCTGACCCCAGAAACCCCCTTAGGTCGTTTGCAGGCGATCTCCGAAAGTATCGAGCCTCAATTTTGGCTCACCCAAGCCTCCTTATTGCCTCACCTGCAACAACTCCCTCGGACAGTGACGCAAGGCAAGCATCTAATGATTTTGGACTCGGGGCCGACTGTTTCAATTAACACTGAACCGTTCCAAGTATTACAGGAGGAGCAGCAAGAGTCAGATATCAGCGCTCCTCAGCGGCAGGTGGACCTAGATGCCATCTGTTACATCTACTTCACCTCGGGGTCAACAGGTAAACCCAAAGGAATTGCCGGCCGTCTAAAGGCGATCGCCCACTTTATTGATTGGGAAATCAATGCCCTGAAGTTACAGAGAATCCGCAGTAGTCAACTGGTGATTCCCTCCTTTGACGCCTTTCTCCGGGATATTTTTGTACCCCTCTGTTGCGGGGGAACCCTCTGTGTCCCCTCCGGAAAAGAAACCCTGCTGGATACTCGTCAGTTAGTTCATTGGCTCGATGAACAGAAGGTGGAGTTGATCCATTGTGTCCCCTCCGTATTTCGGGCCCTCCTCAACGCCGGCCTGACATCCGAGAACTTTCCAGGGTTACGGTATATCCTCATGGCGGGAGAACCCCTACTCCCCGCCGATGTCAAGCAATGGATGACCATTTTCGGCGATCGTGTGCAACTGGTGAACCTTTACGGGGCATCAGAAACTACCATGACCAAGTTTTACTACTTTGTCAGCCCCGAAGACGGAGAACGCTCCTCCATTCCCGTCGGCCAACCCATTCCCGGTGCCAGCCTACTGCTTGTCGATGGCCAGAACCAACCCTGTCCCATTGGCAGCGAAGGGGAAATCTTTGTCAAAACCGATTATCGGACTCTCGGCTATTATCAGCAGCCTGAGCTAACCGATGCGGTTTTTGTGCCAAATCCCCTCACTCAGGAGCCAGAGGATATTGTCTATAAAACAGGGGATTTAGGAAAATTACTCGATGATGGTAACCTACTTTTCTTAGGACGGAAAGACTTTCAAGTTAAAATTCGCGGTGTTCGCATTGAATTAGGAGAAATTGAAAACCTGTTGCGGTCTCATCCGCAGATTAACGATGTGGTGGTGGTGGATCGGGATGACCCCAGAGGAAATAAGTACCTCTGTGCATATACCGTCGCTAAACAGCCCTTAGAACCGGGTCAATTACGCGAGTTTCTCTTGCAACAACTCCCCGACTACATGATTCCCTCTTCTTTTGTGCAGTTGCAAGCCTTACCCCGCAATATAAACGGCAAAGTTGATCGCAAATCTCTCCCCGATCCTCGGGATATTCAGCGCGATCGCGTTTTACCCCGAACCGCTAAAGAAGCACAAATTGCTGAGGTTTGGCAGCAAGTCTTAGGCTGTGGGGAAGTGGGGGTCACGGATAACTTTTTTGAATTGGGAGGACATTCTCTGCTGGCTGTTCAGTTATGTCGTGCCTTAGAAGACTCCTTAAAGCAAGAGGTTCCTTTAGCCGCCTTACTGCGATCGCCCACCATTGCGGGTCTCATCACCCTCCTTGAACAAGATACGACTACCCTTGCCGGGTCTTCCATTATCAGCATCCAATCTGAAGGCGAACATCCCCCCATTTTTGGCATTCATGTTTTGGGCCGGGGGATGAAGTATTACCGTCCCTTAGTTAAGCAGTTGGGTCCACATCAGCCCATCTACGGACTCTCATTTAATCCTAAAGATGAGAAGGCTGACGAAGCTAACGATGTCAAAGAACTATCGCGATTGTATATCCGCGATCTGCAAACCCTCCAACCTCAAGGGCCCTACTACCTTCTCGGGGTTTCCTTTGGAGGACGTGTTGCCTTTGAAATGGCGCAACAATTACAGGCACAGGGCCAAGAGGTGGCTCTGTTAGGATTAATTGACACCACAGCCCGTACGGGTGTTAAACATCTTCCCGCCACCTCCCGAGTCTCGGGACATTGGCAGAAACTTCAAGAAGAAGGGGTTCACTATATTACCCGTAAACTCAAGGCTCGGCTTGGACGTATTCGCTATCGCAACAAGGCCCGATTGGCAAAAATCTATCAACGCTTTGGCCAACCCATGCCTGAAACTTTACAAACTGTCGCTTCCCGAGAGAAGAACATTCAATTGAAAAAACAACACTTTCCCCAACCCTATCACGGGAAAGTGACCCTATTTCGAGCCAAAGATCGCAAAGCCGAAGTGGGGACTGAAATTGACCCTGACTATGGCTGGCGAGATCTTGCGGTGGGAGGTTTGGATATTTATGATATCCCCGGGGATCACTTACTCATGTTGCAAGAACCCAACGTTCAGGTGTTGGCGGCAAAAATCAAGGAGATTATTGAACCGGCGCCCGAGATGAGTTCGGGAGACTCGCCCATGTAGAGATACATCGGGGCGGCTTCCTTACCAGCCATCATCCACAGGAGGGGGAGACCCCCAATCCTCCTTCGGCGGCGGTGACGGGGCCGGGATGGGATTAGCGGGGATATCCTTCGGCTGCCAGAGGGGTTCCTTCGGCGGGGAGGGGGCGTTATTATGTTGCAGTTGCAAGGGTTCGACAACTCGGGCTACGGCATCTTTAATAAAAGCCTTGACAAATTCTTCTTTCTGTGTGAGCTCAAACTGCCGCTGAACGACTTCCGTAATGCCTCCATCTCCCCAATCTCCATCTTGGCGGAAATACTCAATAAAACTTTTACCTGCAATACGAGTCAGATAGGCGGCACTCACCCCCTGAATGGCTTTGCCAATGACTAAAGTGCCGACATTAAATTGCAACCCCGTCGCTACGAGTTGCACCACCCCTTTGACGATTCCTAAACTGGCGAGGGTTTTGCCCAGAGACAGGGCTAATTCTCGTCCCCGTTCTAAGTTCAACTCACAGCCATAGACTTTGCCCAACTCCACCACCATTTGCGCATTCACGGCGGCGGTGGCTAATAAATCGACCCCAGGAAGGGGCGTAATGGCGATCGCACCCGCGCCAATCCATTGATAGCGATCAACAATCTTCATGGCTTGACGGCGTCGTTGTCCATCCAACAGACGGCGGGCCTCATCCCCCAACCGTTGCGATTGCAGCAAGATATTGTCCGCCAGCAAATCTTCCCCCTCAGCCCGTAACACCGCCACAATTCGCCGAATCAAGGGCATAATCTCAGGATCAGGGGTGAAGGCTTCCCCAGTCACAAGACGCACCACCGGAGGATTGGCGGAAATGGCTACAATATCACTGGGGGGAACAATTCCCCGTAATCGGGCCCGCAGTCGGGCTAAAATCACCT
Proteins encoded:
- a CDS encoding aspartate/glutamate racemase family protein, whose product is MRDIKIIVGRWGNMSQYQRNILGVLGGIGPLASAEFMKTIYEYTLGEREQDSPIALLYSDPTFPDRTQSLLAQEEEELLNQLIRSLEQMTEFGVAKIVICCITSHHLFEKYPSHLKDRLISLIDVTLNRVIETQKKHLLVCTKGTRRLEIFEKHPLWKQAQDYVVLPQGDDVDKIHEVIYQIKQNYNLEDLVPVFEKLLDKYGVESFIAGCTEIHLFSKYFSSHHTSYSSVDPLIVIAEDLAAKKLFKQQVVEV
- a CDS encoding leucine-rich repeat domain-containing protein, translating into MMAFSVLSRLGVLLGAVALVFTPQNLLAQSPEESREAFEALCESRELDREAQQTLNALLGLAETEDCTLAARVLAKTNDLNLSVQELSDLSPLRSLAHLTRLDLSINAIADISPLADLSRLQILLVSRNQIRDISPLRDLELQQLNLDGNQISDLSPLSDNQTLTILTARDNEINDLSPLENFPLVTSLFLEGNQIEDLSPLANLSTLQGVDLSRNRVQDVNPLTGLDRLEWVALSDNQITDVSPFTALKDLYELDLSGNQIQDLTPLAAMLNMRELFLGRNQIRDVTPLGELTRLSALFLEDNQIADVSPLRSLETLNRLTLMNNPLESSTCPIEPEQACRF
- the gloA gene encoding lactoylglutathione lyase encodes the protein MRLLHTMLRVGNLEESLKFYCDVLGMKLLRQKDYPGGEFTLAFVGYGDEADHSVIELTYNWGVDSYEIGDGYGHIALGVDDIYQTCDAIKQRGGKVVREPGPMKHGSTVIAFVEDPTGYKIELIQLGTQGSAKDSKEMAGQSA
- a CDS encoding YcjF family protein gives rise to the protein MPLSRLLTLIVGVIVILAMTIWLITSLNWLYGQIAWSASPFLANLLLLLLIVLLAVLIGGLVYYLRLLWMPSASGSRSVRPPVRIPDNKSDAASVNLKAVRSQVDQIQDEVARQALRARSQAIESNLSQGNLQVVVFGTGSAGKSSVVNAILGRVVGRVSAPMGTTTVGETYTLNLPGLEREILITDTPGILESGIEGNERGEVARQWATEADLLLFVVDNDLRQSEYEPLQVLAEIGKRSIVAFNKADLYAEGDREVILARLRARLRGIVPPSDIVAISANPPVVRLVTGEAFTPDPEIMPLIRRIVAVLRAEGEDLLADNILLQSQRLGDEARRLLDGQRRRQAMKIVDRYQWIGAGAIAITPLPGVDLLATAAVNAQMVVELGKVYGCELNLERGRELALSLGKTLASLGIVKGVVQLVATGLQFNVGTLVIGKAIQGVSAAYLTRIAGKSFIEYFRQDGDWGDGGITEVVQRQFELTQKEEFVKAFIKDAVARVVEPLQLQHNNAPSPPKEPLWQPKDIPANPIPAPSPPPKEDWGSPPPVDDGW
- a CDS encoding LPS biosynthesis glycosyltransferase; this translates as MNTLVNSLNKVFIIAYKETTDQLEAYLQQEGFDCEVVRQENRPEYQDFSPSYRCLLNHCRAWEKAAESQKLNLIIEADFVPVKDFGKLPLPFPKDSEKFGISWIYTCAPQVYWVSEEGYAQGFSTSAVAYILSPKAASCLTEFADKIGQETDGKVYSTWDSQIDTVLRSHNFKNFIPFRNYGEHGGIPNPEHRQNGLSPGHQADVLWGEMAFTPLYHQNYNPLGIRLKARAKGIARLLKGNFLRRNTFKNSRVPWRLLRFSLRRQLTPRL
- a CDS encoding amino acid adenylation domain-containing protein, encoding MEYARIQDWFSAIAQQHPKKVAISRANDWISYQELEQQSNHLANVLIRRGAGEGTIVVIFADDSIKVVIAILATLKAGAVFVPLTPETPLGRLQAISESIEPQFWLTQASLLPHLQQLPRTVTQGKHLMILDSGPTVSINTEPFQVLQEEQQESDISAPQRQVDLDAICYIYFTSGSTGKPKGIAGRLKAIAHFIDWEINALKLQRIRSSQLVIPSFDAFLRDIFVPLCCGGTLCVPSGKETLLDTRQLVHWLDEQKVELIHCVPSVFRALLNAGLTSENFPGLRYILMAGEPLLPADVKQWMTIFGDRVQLVNLYGASETTMTKFYYFVSPEDGERSSIPVGQPIPGASLLLVDGQNQPCPIGSEGEIFVKTDYRTLGYYQQPELTDAVFVPNPLTQEPEDIVYKTGDLGKLLDDGNLLFLGRKDFQVKIRGVRIELGEIENLLRSHPQINDVVVVDRDDPRGNKYLCAYTVAKQPLEPGQLREFLLQQLPDYMIPSSFVQLQALPRNINGKVDRKSLPDPRDIQRDRVLPRTAKEAQIAEVWQQVLGCGEVGVTDNFFELGGHSLLAVQLCRALEDSLKQEVPLAALLRSPTIAGLITLLEQDTTTLAGSSIISIQSEGEHPPIFGIHVLGRGMKYYRPLVKQLGPHQPIYGLSFNPKDEKADEANDVKELSRLYIRDLQTLQPQGPYYLLGVSFGGRVAFEMAQQLQAQGQEVALLGLIDTTARTGVKHLPATSRVSGHWQKLQEEGVHYITRKLKARLGRIRYRNKARLAKIYQRFGQPMPETLQTVASREKNIQLKKQHFPQPYHGKVTLFRAKDRKAEVGTEIDPDYGWRDLAVGGLDIYDIPGDHLLMLQEPNVQVLAAKIKEIIEPAPEMSSGDSPM